The following coding sequences are from one Mesorhizobium onobrychidis window:
- a CDS encoding efflux RND transporter periplasmic adaptor subunit — MIKRFIIAFILLVLVCGGIVGFNLFRDNAMQQFFATMKPPAATVSTTIVGPTEWTPGVEAIGTVSAVRGVDLTVETAGIVKDILFHANQKVEANAGLLQLDDAAERADLEATKAQAALDQTALTRALELQKRGVGSDSTLDTARAAALASASRVNRLQAVLEQKLLTAPFSGTVGIPRIDLGQYLSPGTSVATLQDLETMRADFSVPEQQLPLLKIGQTVRLGVGDGELPFTGTIRGIDPKIDPASRLVTVRAEVANPEGKLTPGQFVQVRVELPEENNVLTVPQTALTSSLYGDFVFVVRPAKPAAANGAPPAAAAKPEEKPATDSAKPAAEAPAAKPEEKPAANPAEPTAEEQKPQLVLAQVFVKPGRRDAGLVEILEGIAPGDEVVTAGQNRLSNGMSVAVDNTIDPTKPANQQAAQK; from the coding sequence GTGATCAAGCGTTTCATCATTGCCTTCATTCTGCTCGTGCTGGTGTGCGGCGGCATCGTCGGCTTCAATTTGTTCCGCGACAATGCAATGCAGCAATTCTTCGCCACCATGAAGCCCCCGGCCGCGACCGTGTCGACGACAATCGTCGGGCCGACGGAATGGACGCCGGGCGTCGAGGCGATCGGCACTGTCAGTGCGGTCCGCGGCGTCGACCTGACCGTCGAAACCGCCGGCATCGTCAAGGACATCCTGTTTCACGCCAATCAGAAAGTTGAAGCCAACGCGGGTCTCCTTCAGCTTGACGATGCCGCCGAGCGCGCCGATCTCGAAGCGACGAAGGCGCAAGCAGCGCTCGACCAGACGGCGTTGACACGCGCCCTTGAATTGCAGAAACGCGGTGTCGGCTCGGATTCGACGCTCGATACGGCGCGGGCAGCCGCATTGGCTTCCGCTTCGCGGGTCAACAGGCTGCAGGCGGTGCTCGAGCAGAAGCTGCTGACCGCGCCCTTCAGCGGCACCGTGGGTATCCCCAGGATCGATCTCGGCCAGTATCTCTCACCCGGCACTTCCGTAGCGACCCTGCAGGATCTGGAGACGATGCGGGCCGATTTCTCGGTTCCCGAACAGCAGCTTCCGCTGCTGAAGATCGGCCAGACGGTGCGGCTGGGCGTTGGTGACGGCGAGTTGCCTTTCACCGGCACTATTCGCGGCATCGACCCCAAAATCGACCCGGCCAGCCGGCTGGTGACGGTCAGGGCCGAGGTCGCCAACCCCGAAGGCAAGCTGACCCCTGGCCAATTCGTGCAGGTGCGCGTCGAACTGCCCGAGGAAAACAACGTACTGACGGTGCCGCAGACCGCGCTGACCTCCAGCCTGTACGGTGACTTCGTCTTTGTGGTGCGTCCGGCGAAGCCTGCCGCGGCCAATGGCGCCCCCCCTGCTGCTGCGGCGAAGCCGGAAGAAAAGCCCGCCACAGATAGTGCGAAGCCCGCAGCCGAAGCGCCCGCGGCAAAACCCGAGGAAAAACCGGCTGCTAATCCGGCCGAACCGACGGCGGAAGAACAGAAGCCGCAGCTCGTGCTTGCCCAGGTGTTCGTCAAGCCCGGCCGCCGCGATGCCGGCCTGGTTGAGATCCTGGAAGGCATCGCGCCCGGCGACG
- a CDS encoding TetR/AcrR family transcriptional regulator, with the protein MKARRANSRDKILAAAADVARETGPGSLSLDAVASRAGVSKGGLLYNFPTKAKLMQALVEDYLRAFEQALESARTAGVGGESPLATYIKLSAEHAEESKPSASWIFSAIAEDPDFLTPIKSFRRQVFERLKGETPDLKALLVCYLAIEGLRSMNLFDSDVLSVDERRLLISSLLEIAG; encoded by the coding sequence ATGAAAGCCCGCAGAGCAAATTCGCGTGATAAAATTCTCGCCGCCGCAGCCGATGTGGCACGCGAGACAGGGCCCGGCAGCCTGTCGCTGGACGCCGTCGCCAGCCGAGCCGGCGTGTCGAAAGGCGGCTTGCTGTACAATTTCCCAACCAAGGCGAAACTGATGCAGGCGCTGGTAGAGGATTACCTGCGCGCCTTCGAGCAGGCGCTGGAGTCCGCCCGCACGGCCGGCGTCGGCGGCGAAAGCCCGCTTGCGACTTACATCAAGCTTTCGGCCGAACATGCCGAGGAATCGAAACCGTCGGCTTCCTGGATATTTTCAGCGATCGCCGAGGATCCCGATTTTCTGACACCGATAAAATCGTTCAGGCGGCAGGTTTTCGAGCGCCTCAAGGGAGAGACGCCGGACCTCAAGGCGCTGCTGGTCTGCTACCTCGCCATCGAAGGACTTCGCAGCATGAACCTGTTCGATTCGGATGTTCTTTCGGTCGACGAACGCCGGTTGCTGATATCGTCCTTGCTGGAGATCGCGGGATAG
- a CDS encoding ABC transporter ATP-binding protein, with product MSEIRVERLTKRFNETAALDAVSLEFAAGSFTALLGPSGCGKTTMLRLIAGFEAPSEGRVLFGDELMADPQRQVPPEARGVGVVFQSYALWPHMDVAENVAYPLRARHVKRGEIAGRVGAVLDIVGFNGFESRRIEELSGGQRQRVALARCLVADAKIILFDEPLANLDMHLRSSMVDAFRDIHRRTGATIVYVTHDQAEALALADRVAIMSGGKVLQAAAPQEVYRAPANATVAGFVGRGSIVAGLAIDHAQGSATVDIAGHRLMARSAGTSAGPVKILLRPEALRISPEGMPATVLDSIYRGAVHEVRLALPMPRRGPGQGPAQELVIDSTEAVAVGQRVHVTVSDAWIVPSA from the coding sequence ATGAGCGAAATCAGGGTGGAGCGCCTCACCAAGCGGTTCAACGAAACCGCCGCGCTGGACGCCGTTTCACTCGAGTTTGCGGCGGGCTCGTTCACTGCGCTGCTCGGTCCGTCCGGTTGCGGCAAGACCACGATGCTGAGGTTGATCGCCGGCTTCGAGGCGCCAAGCGAAGGCCGCGTGCTCTTTGGCGACGAACTGATGGCCGATCCGCAGCGGCAGGTGCCGCCGGAAGCGCGCGGCGTTGGGGTCGTCTTCCAGTCCTACGCACTCTGGCCGCATATGGATGTCGCTGAAAACGTCGCCTATCCGCTGAGAGCCCGGCATGTCAAACGAGGCGAGATCGCCGGCCGTGTCGGCGCGGTTCTCGATATCGTTGGGTTCAACGGATTTGAAAGCCGCCGCATCGAGGAACTGTCCGGCGGCCAGCGCCAGCGTGTAGCGCTGGCGCGCTGCCTCGTTGCCGACGCCAAAATTATCCTGTTCGACGAACCGCTCGCCAATCTCGACATGCATCTGCGCTCGTCGATGGTCGACGCGTTTCGCGACATCCACCGCCGCACCGGCGCCACCATCGTCTACGTCACCCACGACCAGGCCGAGGCCCTGGCGCTGGCCGACCGCGTTGCCATCATGAGCGGAGGCAAGGTGCTGCAGGCGGCGGCGCCGCAGGAGGTCTATCGCGCGCCGGCCAATGCCACGGTTGCTGGCTTCGTTGGTCGCGGGTCTATCGTTGCGGGCCTAGCGATCGATCACGCCCAAGGAAGCGCGACAGTCGACATAGCAGGGCATCGCCTCATGGCGCGAAGTGCCGGGACATCGGCTGGGCCGGTGAAAATCCTGCTGCGGCCGGAAGCGCTGCGGATTTCACCTGAAGGCATGCCGGCGACGGTGCTCGACAGCATCTATCGCGGCGCGGTCCATGAGGTGCGGCTGGCCTTGCCGATGCCGAGACGGGGGCCAGGACAGGGTCCGGCACAGGAATTGGTGATCGACAGTACCGAGGCAGTTGCAGTCGGCCAAAGAGTGCATGTGACCGTCTCGGACGCCTGGATTGTCCCGAGCGCCTGA